From Deferribacterota bacterium, the proteins below share one genomic window:
- a CDS encoding rubrerythrin family protein, which yields MSKSLKGTKTLDNLISAFAGESQARNRYTYYASIADKEGYKQIADIFLETADNERMHAKRFYDHIIENLDAKEVMTLELKTTEYPFSLGNTVQNLKAAAFGEHEENTKLYPEAAKIAEEEGFKDVAIRFNRITDVEKRHEIRFVKLAENIEKGLVFKKERKVLWKCRKCGYIHEGYEPPAKCPACDHPKEFYEIFIENY from the coding sequence TGAGCAAATCTTTAAAAGGCACAAAAACACTTGATAATTTAATATCCGCCTTTGCAGGCGAGTCACAAGCTAGAAATAGATACACCTATTATGCATCAATTGCAGATAAAGAAGGATACAAGCAGATAGCAGATATATTTTTAGAGACAGCAGATAATGAAAGGATGCATGCAAAAAGGTTTTATGACCATATAATAGAAAACTTAGATGCAAAAGAAGTGATGACATTAGAGCTAAAAACAACTGAGTATCCTTTTTCACTCGGCAATACTGTGCAAAACCTAAAAGCAGCTGCCTTTGGAGAGCACGAAGAAAACACAAAACTATATCCTGAAGCTGCAAAAATAGCTGAAGAAGAGGGTTTTAAAGATGTTGCAATAAGATTTAATAGAATAACTGATGTAGAAAAAAGACATGAAATAAGGTTTGTAAAATTGGCAGAAAATATTGAAAAAGGACTTGTTTTTAAAAAAGAAAGAAAAGTTTTGTGGAAATGTAGAAAATGTGGTTATATCCATGAGGGCTATGAACCACCTGCAAAATGTCCTGCCTGTGACCACCCTAAGGAATTTTATGAAATATTTATAGAAAATTATTAA